In Candidatus Nitrospira nitrificans, one genomic interval encodes:
- a CDS encoding Dps family protein — MEKAARKAVAVGGSRQIDLGISPVQRKAIAEGLANVLADTYTLYLKTHNFHWNVTGPMFQMLHLMFEQQYNELALAVDLVAERIRALGHPAPGSYAQFSKLSSISEAAGVPKAEDMIRQLVEGQEALVRTLRNVFPTAEKASDQVTIDLLTQRMQVHEKTAWMLRSLLE, encoded by the coding sequence ATGGAAAAAGCAGCGAGGAAAGCAGTGGCCGTCGGTGGGAGTCGGCAGATTGATCTTGGGATCTCGCCGGTGCAGCGAAAGGCTATCGCTGAAGGTTTGGCGAACGTGCTGGCGGATACCTATACTCTCTATCTCAAGACGCACAACTTCCATTGGAATGTGACGGGGCCAATGTTTCAGATGCTCCATCTCATGTTCGAGCAACAATACAATGAACTTGCGTTGGCTGTCGATCTGGTTGCGGAGCGAATACGGGCTTTGGGACATCCCGCGCCGGGAAGCTATGCGCAATTTTCCAAGCTCTCGTCCATCTCCGAAGCGGCGGGCGTACCGAAGGCGGAAGACATGATCCGCCAGTTGGTCGAAGGGCAGGAAGCATTGGTGCGAACATTGCGGAATGTCTTTCCAACGGCTGAGAAGGCCTCGGATCAGGTGACGATCGATCTGTTGACCCAGCGTATGCAAGTGCACGAGAAGACGGCGTGGATGCTCCGCAGTCTGCTGGAG